One stretch of Nicotiana tabacum cultivar K326 chromosome 18, ASM71507v2, whole genome shotgun sequence DNA includes these proteins:
- the LOC107777700 gene encoding zinc finger BED domain-containing protein DAYSLEEPER-like → MATPVTPATPTENHEMVPEHQMIPEHGMVLEHEMVLEHEMVHEHEMVGHEMVLGNEIVPGNGMVSDREMFPGNEMVRAEPQPNHVETQPGKRRKKKSIVWEHFTIETVAVGTRRAQCNQCKQSFAYSTGSKVAGTSHLKRHIAKGTCPVVMRNQQNDQLTSYSAPSKMSRYGGSNGAPKRRYRTASTPYLAFDPDRCRQEISRMIIMHDYPLHMVEHPGFLTFVQHLQPRFDMVSFNTVQGDCVATYLREKQAIQKVIERVPGRICLTLDMWSSHHTVGYVFITGQYIDSEWKIHRKILNVIMEPYPDSDTAFSHAVAACLSDWSMEGKLFSVTINQPISDAAVDNLRALLSVKNPLVLNGQLLVGNCLARTLSSIAQDAFYFLHGTVKKVRYSVKYVKTSESHEEKFIELKQQLQVPSTKTLALDDRTQWNTTYEMLLAASELKEVFSCLDTSDPDYKDAPSVEDWKQVEILCTYLKILFDTANLLTAPTIPTTNTFFHEAWKIQLELARAAASEDPSISSLTKTMQEKFDKYWKTCCLMLAIAVVMDPRFKMKLVEFSFTKIYGEEAATYVKIVEEGIHELFLEYVALPLPLTPTYAEDANGGAMKQENAQGVGASSNGAGLTDFDAYIMETTSQQSRSELDQYLEESLLPRVHEFDVVGWWKLNRMKYPTLSIMARDILSVPVSTITADSVFSTVSKEMDRYRCSLRPETVEALICAKDWLQNASVNTLHAPLKMEVPI, encoded by the coding sequence ATGGCAACCCCTGTTACGCCAGCAACTCCCACTGAGAATCATGAGATGGTCCCTGAACATCAGATGATACCTGAACATGGGATGGTCCTCGAACATGAGATGGTCCTCGAACATGAGATGGTCCATGAACATGAGATGGTTGGACATGAGATGGTGCTCGGCAATGAGATAGTCCCTGGAAATGGAATGGTTTCAGACAGGGAGATGTTTCCAGGAAATGAGATGGTTCGTGCAGAGCCACAACCCAACCATGTAGAAACGCAACCTGGTAAGCGTAGGAAAAAGAAATCAATAGTTTGGGAGCACTTCACTATTGAAACTGTTGCTGTTGGGACTAGAAGGGCACAATGTAACCAGTGCAAGCAATCGTTTGCATATAGTACAGGGTCGAAAGTAGCAGGCACTAGTCATCTGAAACGCCATATTGCCAAAGGAACATGCCCAGTAGTCATGCGTAACCAGCAGAATGATCAATTGACCTCATATAGTGCTCCTTCAAAGATGAGTAGATATGGGGGTAGTAATGGTGCACCTAAACGACGTTATCGAACTGCTTCTACTCCTTATCTTGCTTTTGATCCAGACCGGTGCCGCCAGGAGATCTCCAGGATGATCATCATGCACGACTATCCCCTTCACATGGTTGAGCATCCAGGCTTTCTTACTTTTGTCCAGCATCTTCAACCTCGGTTTGATATGGTGAGCTTCAACACTGTCCAAGGAGATTGTGTGGCAACTTATCTTAGAGAGAAGCAAGCGATTCAGAAAGTGATTGAGAGAGTACCTGGGCGGATCTGCTTAACACTAGACATGTGGTCCTCCCATCACACTGTGGGTTATGTGTTCATAACTGGGCAGTATATTGATAGTGAGTGGAAAATTCACAGGAAAATACTCAATGTCATAATGGAACCATATCCAGATTCTGACACGGCTTTCAGCCATGCAGTTGCCGCTTGCCTTTCTGACTGGAGTATGGAGGGGAAGTTATTTTCTGTCACTATTAATCAACCAATCAGTGATGCAGCTGTTGATAATCTTAGAGCTTTACTCTCAGTGAAGAACCCTCTTGTGCTAAATGGTCAGCTGTTGGTTGGAAATTGTCTTGCTCGAACTTTGAGCAGCATTGCCCAAGATGCATTTTATTTTTTGCATGGAACTGTTAAGAAAGTAAGATATAGCGTAAAATATGTGAAAACATCAGAATCTCACGAGGAAAAGTTTATTGAGCTCAAACAGCAGCTTCAGGTGCCAAGCACAAAGACGTTGGCGCTTGATGACCGAACACAGTGGAACACAACATATGAGATGTTGTTGGCTGCATCAGAGCTGAAGGAAGTATTTTCATGCTTGGATACATCTGATCCTGATTACAAGGATGCCCCATCAGTTGAAGATTGGAAGCAAGTTGAGATTCTGTGTACTTACTTGAAAATCCTCTTTGACACTGCCAATCTTCTGACTGCACCAACAATTCCAACAACCAATACATTCTTCCATGAAGCGTGGAAGATTCAATTGGAACTGGCTCGTGCTGCAGCAAGTGAAGATCCATCCATCAGCAGCCTTACCAAAACTATGCAAGAGAAATTCGATAAATACTGGAAGACTTGTTGTCTGATGTTAGCTATTGCCGTAGTAATGGATCCACGCTTCAAAATGAAGCTCGTTGAATTCAGTTTTACGAAAATATACGGTGAAGAAGCTGCTACCTATGTGAAGATTGTTGAGGAGGGAATCCACGAGCTCTTCCTTGAATATGTGGCACTTCCTCTGCCTCTGACCCCAACTTATGCTGAAGACGCAAATGGTGGGGCTATGAAGCAGGAGAATGCCCAAGGCGTCGGTGCCTCTAGTAATGGAGCCGGACTTACAGATTTTGATGCCTACATTATGGAGACCACAAGTCAGCAGTCAAGGTCTGAACTTGATCAATATTTGGAGGAGTCCTTGTTGCCTCGTGTTCACGAGTTTGATGTTGTGGGGTGGTGGAAACTGAACAGAATGAAGTACCCAACTCTATCAATAATGGCTCGTGATATATTGTCAGTTCCAGTTTCTACTATAACAGCTGACTCTGTATTTAGCACAGTAAGCAAAGAGATGGATCGTTACAGGTGTTCCTTGCGACCTGAGACAGTGGAAGCGCTCATCTGTGCCAAGGATTGGCTTCAGAATGCATCGGTAAATACTTTACACGCACCACTAAAAATGGAAGTCCCGATTTAG